From the Maioricimonas rarisocia genome, one window contains:
- a CDS encoding DUF2817 domain-containing protein, producing MSDSSPQFDVFSPSYLEARAKFCEATTRAGWEHSGYPTGETGPDGTPLTLDVASCGDPDAKRVLLVSSGLHGVEGYFGSALQIAALQNWAPETTLPPQTRIVFLHGLNPYGFAWIRRVDSHNIDPNRNFLLPEDSFDRPAPRYRRYDRFLNPNRPPAPFDTFRWIGAAALLILGPKRLAQAIAAGQHEYPDGLFFGGQDYGPTQTLYAAHWKNWVGDDTQVLHIDFHTGLGKSATWKLLLDTQLTDAELKRLQEWFGEGSVARGDPEVTYETSGSIGRWCRSSHSGRYVYVCAEFGTFDALSVLSALRSENQAHRYCQPDEPAWKHAKSRLKEIFCPASPVWRGKVLDEGTGLIRQAVDGYLPQGF from the coding sequence ATGAGTGACTCTTCGCCTCAATTCGACGTCTTCTCCCCAAGCTACCTCGAAGCCCGGGCGAAGTTCTGTGAAGCAACCACCCGGGCGGGATGGGAACACAGCGGCTACCCCACGGGAGAAACCGGGCCGGATGGCACGCCGCTCACTCTGGATGTCGCCTCGTGCGGCGATCCGGATGCAAAGCGAGTGCTGCTTGTCTCGAGCGGACTGCACGGCGTCGAGGGGTACTTCGGCTCGGCGCTGCAGATTGCAGCCTTGCAGAACTGGGCACCGGAGACCACGCTGCCGCCGCAGACGCGCATCGTCTTTCTGCACGGTCTGAACCCGTATGGATTCGCGTGGATCCGGCGGGTCGACTCCCACAACATCGACCCGAATCGCAACTTTCTGTTGCCGGAGGACTCTTTTGATCGCCCGGCTCCGCGTTACCGCCGATACGACCGTTTCCTGAATCCGAATCGTCCGCCGGCCCCCTTCGACACATTTCGCTGGATCGGTGCCGCGGCACTTCTGATCCTCGGACCAAAACGCCTGGCCCAGGCGATCGCAGCCGGGCAGCACGAGTATCCGGACGGCCTGTTCTTCGGGGGGCAGGATTACGGACCGACGCAAACGCTGTACGCGGCCCACTGGAAGAACTGGGTCGGCGACGACACGCAGGTCCTGCACATCGACTTCCACACAGGGCTGGGGAAGAGTGCCACGTGGAAGCTGCTGCTCGACACACAACTGACCGATGCAGAGCTGAAGCGGCTGCAGGAGTGGTTCGGCGAGGGATCGGTGGCCCGCGGCGACCCGGAGGTCACGTACGAAACGTCCGGCAGCATCGGGCGTTGGTGCCGTTCTTCGCATTCCGGTCGGTACGTTTACGTCTGCGCCGAATTCGGCACATTTGACGCGCTATCCGTGCTGTCGGCACTACGATCCGAGAACCAGGCCCACAGGTACTGTCAGCCCGACGAACCCGCCTGGAAGCACGCCAAGTCCCGCCTGAAGGAAATCTTCTGCCCGGCATCGCCAGTCTGGCGCGGCAAGGTGCTGGACGAGGGGACCGGCCTGATCCGCCAGGCGGTCGACGGATACCTGCCGCAGGGCTTCTGA
- a CDS encoding Gfo/Idh/MocA family protein, with the protein MPTGFGIVGTGMIANFHAKAIGDIRGAKLVGCFNHTMAKAENFAAEHGCQAYDTLEAMLENPEIDIITICTPSGAHLEPAVAAAKAGKHLLIEKPLEITLKRCDRIIDACEKAGVYLGTIFPSRFSPANIALKEAVESGRFGKLTVGDTYVKWWRSQEYYDSGGWRGTWALDGGGAYMNQAIHNVDLLYWLMGDVEDVSAITGTLAHERIEVEDTGTAVVRFANGAIGTLQATTSAWPGLLKKTEIHGTEGSAVVEQDHILMWEFAKKNRKDAGIRKKFSKESATSGGAADPKAISYTGHMLQFKDFIAAINSGTQPLVDGREGRKSVELILAIYQSSWTGKRVSLPLKRDPRRPS; encoded by the coding sequence ATGCCTACGGGATTCGGAATCGTCGGCACAGGGATGATCGCCAACTTTCATGCGAAAGCGATCGGCGACATTCGCGGTGCCAAACTGGTCGGCTGTTTCAATCACACGATGGCCAAGGCGGAGAACTTCGCTGCCGAGCATGGTTGCCAGGCCTACGACACACTCGAGGCGATGCTCGAGAACCCCGAGATCGACATCATCACGATCTGCACGCCGAGTGGGGCTCACCTCGAACCGGCCGTGGCCGCCGCGAAGGCCGGCAAGCACCTGCTGATCGAGAAGCCGCTCGAGATCACGCTCAAGCGGTGCGATCGCATCATCGACGCCTGCGAGAAGGCGGGCGTGTACCTGGGAACGATCTTCCCCTCACGGTTCAGCCCCGCCAATATCGCGCTGAAGGAAGCGGTCGAGTCCGGCCGGTTCGGCAAGCTGACCGTCGGCGATACCTACGTGAAATGGTGGCGTTCGCAGGAGTATTACGACAGCGGCGGATGGCGCGGCACCTGGGCGCTGGACGGCGGTGGCGCCTACATGAATCAGGCGATCCACAACGTCGACCTGCTGTACTGGCTGATGGGCGACGTCGAAGACGTTTCTGCCATCACCGGTACGCTCGCGCATGAGCGCATCGAGGTTGAAGACACCGGTACGGCGGTCGTCCGATTCGCCAACGGAGCCATCGGCACACTGCAGGCAACGACCAGTGCCTGGCCCGGCCTGCTCAAGAAGACGGAGATCCACGGCACCGAGGGTTCCGCCGTCGTCGAACAGGACCACATCCTGATGTGGGAGTTCGCGAAGAAGAATCGCAAGGACGCCGGCATCCGCAAGAAGTTCTCCAAAGAGAGTGCCACCAGCGGCGGTGCCGCCGATCCCAAGGCGATCTCCTACACCGGCCACATGCTGCAGTTCAAGGACTTCATCGCCGCGATCAACAGCGGAACGCAGCCGCTCGTCGACGGCCGCGAAGGACGCAAGAGCGTCGAGCTGATTCTGGCGATTTACCAGTCGTCCTGGACCGGCAAGCGAGTGAGCCTGCCGCTGAAGCGCGATCCACGGCGTCCCTCCTGA
- the tyrS gene encoding tyrosine--tRNA ligase, with protein sequence MPFPDVEEQLAIIGRGIEKIVPEEELAAKLKHSRETDTPLRIKYGIDPTAADVHLGHTVPLRKMRQFQDLGHQAVIIIGNYTAMVGDPSGRDEARKKRLTEEEVEANAQYYLSQVGKVIDLDRAEVHRNGDWFGKMTFADMLSLCGKVTVAQLLKRDDFDKRMKAESAIYLHECLYPVMQAWDSVVIKSDVELGGTEQLYSFMLARDLQRDADLPQQIGVMSPILVGTDGTRRMGKSLGNYIGISEEPYEMMKKFMQLPDEVMRAYFELLTDVPLEEIETILGGHPKEAKVTLAKSVIAEYHDAAAADEASSRWQREIGEGTLPSDIPEATIPGGEMTDGTIPAARLLTLAGLVKSSSEARRSIQQGGAKRGEEKTKITAHDEPIEVTDGLLLWVGKKRFCRLKIEN encoded by the coding sequence ATGCCATTTCCTGACGTAGAAGAACAGCTGGCGATCATCGGTCGCGGCATCGAGAAGATCGTTCCCGAAGAGGAACTCGCCGCGAAGCTCAAGCACAGCCGCGAGACCGACACGCCGCTGCGGATCAAGTACGGCATCGATCCGACCGCTGCCGACGTCCACCTCGGCCATACCGTCCCGCTGCGAAAGATGCGGCAGTTCCAGGATCTGGGACATCAGGCGGTCATCATCATCGGTAACTACACCGCGATGGTCGGCGACCCCAGCGGTCGCGACGAAGCCCGCAAAAAACGACTCACCGAAGAAGAAGTCGAAGCCAACGCGCAGTATTACCTCAGCCAGGTCGGCAAGGTGATCGACCTCGACCGAGCCGAAGTGCATCGGAACGGTGACTGGTTCGGCAAGATGACGTTTGCCGACATGCTGAGCCTGTGCGGCAAGGTGACGGTCGCGCAGCTGCTCAAGCGGGACGACTTCGACAAGCGGATGAAGGCCGAGTCGGCCATCTACCTGCACGAATGTCTGTATCCCGTCATGCAGGCCTGGGACTCGGTGGTCATCAAGTCGGACGTCGAGCTGGGGGGAACCGAACAGCTCTACAGCTTCATGCTGGCGCGCGACCTGCAGCGGGACGCCGACCTCCCGCAGCAGATCGGCGTGATGTCACCGATTCTTGTCGGGACCGACGGCACTCGCCGCATGGGCAAGAGCCTGGGGAACTACATCGGCATCTCGGAAGAGCCCTACGAGATGATGAAGAAGTTCATGCAGCTTCCCGATGAAGTGATGCGTGCCTACTTCGAGCTGCTGACCGACGTCCCCCTCGAAGAGATTGAAACGATCCTCGGCGGTCACCCCAAGGAAGCGAAGGTGACACTCGCGAAAAGCGTCATCGCCGAATACCACGATGCCGCCGCCGCCGACGAAGCCTCCAGTCGCTGGCAACGGGAGATCGGCGAAGGGACACTTCCCTCCGACATCCCCGAGGCCACGATCCCGGGGGGCGAGATGACGGACGGGACGATTCCCGCGGCCCGGCTGCTGACTCTCGCCGGACTGGTCAAGTCGAGCAGCGAAGCGCGACGATCGATCCAGCAGGGAGGGGCCAAACGGGGCGAAGAGAAAACGAAAATCACGGCCCACGACGAACCGATCGAAGTCACCGACGGCCTGCTGCTGTGGGTCGGGAAGAAGCGCTTCTGTCGGCTGAAGATCGAGAACTGA
- a CDS encoding Fur family transcriptional regulator has product MSNLANVDVAVTPAEKYREFLATKGLRMTRERAIIVDEVFSSHEHFDAEQLIQRLALRKNGRRVSRSTIYRSLALLEEAGLLRKVARQDDREIWEHDYGYPQHDHLICERCGRLIEFHNESISEILDEVARSHGFRMEGHRLEVHGLCDDCSRPPKTRPKKLNLL; this is encoded by the coding sequence GTGTCGAATCTTGCCAACGTCGATGTCGCTGTCACGCCCGCGGAGAAGTACCGCGAGTTTCTGGCAACCAAAGGCTTGCGCATGACGCGCGAGCGTGCCATCATCGTCGACGAGGTTTTCTCGTCCCACGAGCACTTCGACGCCGAGCAGCTCATTCAGCGGCTGGCCCTTCGCAAGAACGGTCGCCGTGTCAGCCGCTCGACGATCTACCGGTCGCTGGCCCTGCTCGAAGAAGCCGGTCTGCTTCGCAAGGTCGCCCGTCAGGATGATCGCGAGATCTGGGAGCACGACTACGGCTATCCGCAGCACGACCATCTCATCTGTGAGCGGTGTGGCCGGCTGATCGAGTTTCACAACGAATCGATCAGCGAGATTCTCGACGAAGTTGCCCGCAGCCACGGCTTCCGCATGGAAGGGCACCGTCTGGAAGTGCATGGCCTGTGCGACGACTGCTCGCGGCCGCCCAAGACGCGACCGAAGAAGCTCAATCTGCTCTAA
- a CDS encoding flagellar biosynthesis anti-sigma factor FlgM: MPQDEVDISSAARLLDQLNDPQVRAARLAEIKAAIDAGTYETEDKLEAALDKLLTDIRQEGL; encoded by the coding sequence ATGCCCCAGGATGAGGTCGATATTTCGTCGGCAGCCCGGCTGCTGGATCAGCTGAACGACCCGCAGGTGCGGGCAGCCCGTCTGGCGGAGATCAAAGCCGCCATCGATGCCGGGACTTACGAAACCGAAGACAAGCTGGAAGCGGCTCTGGACAAACTTCTGACGGACATTCGTCAGGAAGGTCTGTAG
- a CDS encoding threonine aldolase family protein has product MSRPVIELRSDTFTKPTAGMREAMMSAEVGDDMVGEDPTVNRLEARVADLLGMEAAVFACSGTQSNQMGIWAHCQPGDELIIDQSGHIANYEAGAPAVLSGVSVRRLPGRMGLLDLDQLEGQIRGGNQHLAPTRLLCLENSTNLGGGQTYPLEQIARVSEWAHGNGLKVHVDGARLFNACISRGYEAADVAKHVDSISICFSKGLGCPMGSILVGSEPLIQRARRARKLFGGALRQAGIVAAAAEYALDHHVDRLADDHANARAFAEAIADIPGIVIDVEAVPTNLVFFDLQREFGTAADLSAALKEQRVNINPTGAQQLRACTHLDVDREGVLRAAEAIRECLAAGLPSAATASSGTYAGR; this is encoded by the coding sequence ATGTCCCGCCCCGTCATCGAACTGCGAAGCGATACATTCACGAAACCGACGGCCGGCATGCGCGAGGCCATGATGTCCGCCGAGGTTGGAGACGACATGGTCGGAGAAGATCCGACCGTCAATCGGCTCGAGGCCCGCGTGGCCGACCTGCTCGGCATGGAAGCCGCCGTCTTCGCCTGCTCGGGCACGCAATCGAATCAGATGGGGATCTGGGCACACTGTCAGCCGGGCGACGAACTGATCATCGATCAGTCCGGCCACATCGCCAACTACGAGGCGGGGGCACCGGCAGTCCTCAGTGGCGTCAGCGTTCGGCGACTGCCGGGCCGCATGGGGCTGCTCGATCTGGACCAGCTCGAGGGGCAGATCCGCGGCGGAAATCAGCACCTCGCTCCCACCCGGCTGCTCTGCCTCGAGAATTCGACCAATCTGGGCGGAGGTCAGACCTACCCGCTCGAACAGATTGCCCGCGTCAGCGAGTGGGCCCATGGGAACGGACTGAAAGTCCACGTCGACGGGGCACGACTGTTTAACGCCTGCATTTCCCGTGGATACGAGGCGGCTGACGTCGCGAAACACGTCGACTCGATCTCGATCTGCTTCTCGAAGGGGCTTGGCTGCCCGATGGGCTCCATCCTCGTCGGGTCGGAGCCGCTCATCCAGCGGGCCCGACGGGCGAGAAAGCTGTTCGGCGGTGCGCTCCGGCAGGCGGGCATTGTCGCCGCTGCGGCCGAGTACGCACTCGATCACCACGTGGACCGGCTCGCGGACGATCATGCCAACGCCCGTGCATTCGCCGAGGCGATCGCGGACATCCCCGGCATTGTGATCGACGTGGAGGCCGTTCCGACGAACCTCGTGTTCTTCGACCTGCAGCGGGAGTTCGGGACGGCGGCCGATCTGTCGGCCGCGCTCAAGGAGCAGCGAGTGAACATTAACCCGACCGGCGCGCAGCAGCTTCGCGCCTGTACGCATCTCGACGTCGATCGAGAGGGCGTGCTGCGTGCCGCCGAGGCGATTCGCGAGTGCCTCGCAGCGGGGCTGCCTTCGGCTGCGACGGCCTCCAGCGGCACATACGCGGGACGTTGA
- the hisD gene encoding histidinol dehydrogenase — MPLNIPEIDCRTDSAEPLFAALREKLSPRGDIVSESGRQRTIELFGQPLTPQQVVEKICGDIRETGLEALLDYTRKLDGADLTAETVRVTPEELEQAHQAAAPEYLATIRQIRDNIVEFQRAILTEDVKIVRQEGPAKVELRQRYLPLRRVGICIPGGAAAYPSSLLMTAVPAQTAGVKEIAVVVPPTKYGGYNVDLLAACRELGVTEVYRVGGAQAVAALAYGVEGIERVDKIVGPGNLFVALAKRHVFGEVDIDSIAGPSEVVVLADETARADFVAADLISQAEHSPGSGVLITWNPDLIPAVRQALEEQCARLERGDLARQCLEEYGALILARDADEAARLADSMASEHLHISAADPHALLAKIQNAGAIFLGHYTPVAMGDYVAGPSHVLPTGGTARFANGLCANDFLKRSSVIGYSHEALAQDADAVRLMADKEGLTAHRASVDIRLADD, encoded by the coding sequence ATGCCCCTCAATATCCCCGAGATCGACTGCCGTACCGATAGTGCCGAGCCGCTCTTTGCGGCCCTGCGTGAGAAGCTGAGCCCCCGCGGCGACATCGTTTCGGAATCGGGCCGGCAGCGGACGATCGAACTGTTCGGCCAGCCACTCACGCCTCAGCAGGTCGTCGAGAAGATTTGCGGCGACATTCGCGAAACGGGGCTCGAGGCGCTGCTCGACTATACGCGAAAGCTGGACGGGGCCGACCTGACTGCCGAAACCGTTCGCGTCACACCTGAGGAACTGGAGCAGGCTCACCAGGCCGCTGCCCCGGAATATCTGGCGACGATCCGGCAGATTCGGGACAACATCGTCGAGTTTCAACGGGCCATTCTGACCGAGGACGTGAAGATCGTCCGGCAGGAGGGGCCGGCGAAGGTCGAACTCCGGCAGCGATATCTGCCCCTGAGACGCGTGGGCATCTGCATTCCCGGGGGAGCGGCTGCGTATCCGTCCAGCCTGCTGATGACGGCCGTCCCTGCCCAGACCGCCGGCGTCAAAGAGATCGCCGTCGTCGTTCCCCCGACGAAGTACGGCGGCTACAACGTCGACCTGCTGGCCGCCTGTCGGGAGCTCGGCGTGACGGAGGTGTATCGCGTCGGTGGTGCTCAGGCGGTGGCGGCTCTGGCGTACGGAGTCGAAGGGATCGAGCGGGTCGACAAGATCGTCGGCCCCGGGAATCTGTTCGTCGCGCTGGCAAAGCGACACGTCTTCGGCGAAGTCGACATCGACAGCATCGCCGGTCCGAGCGAAGTGGTGGTTCTTGCCGACGAGACGGCCCGGGCCGACTTCGTCGCAGCCGATCTGATCTCACAGGCCGAGCACAGTCCGGGGTCCGGCGTGCTGATCACCTGGAATCCCGACCTGATCCCGGCGGTCCGGCAGGCCCTTGAAGAACAGTGCGCCCGGCTCGAACGTGGCGACCTGGCCCGCCAGTGTCTCGAAGAGTACGGGGCTCTCATTCTCGCCCGTGATGCCGACGAAGCGGCCCGGCTGGCTGATTCGATGGCGTCTGAGCACCTGCACATCTCGGCCGCTGACCCGCATGCGCTTTTGGCAAAGATCCAGAACGCCGGTGCGATCTTTCTCGGCCACTACACACCGGTCGCGATGGGAGACTATGTCGCTGGACCCAGTCACGTGCTGCCGACTGGAGGTACGGCCCGGTTTGCGAACGGACTGTGTGCGAACGACTTCCTCAAGCGGTCGTCGGTGATCGGCTACAGCCACGAGGCGCTCGCACAGGATGCCGATGCGGTTCGCCTGATGGCCGACAAGGAGGGCCTGACCGCTCACCGCGCGAGCGTCGACATCCGACTGGCGGACGACTGA
- a CDS encoding DUF3500 domain-containing protein, translating into MRRSLLPLIVTSVVLASSAAWTFFQGNDPGVGMTSAAEKLIASFNDEQQQTALLPYDTPKRVDWHFIPKDHRKGLQIKHMNSEQRELAHDLLKAALSQMGYDKTTTIMELEKLLHELEGGKGSNIRDPERYYFTFFGKPSTNGRWGLSVEGHHLSLNFVVENGQVISSTPQFFAANPATVKNENKTGIEVGTRVLKVEEKVAFDLVNSLDGEQQASAIIEDKAPREIRDAGSAQPPTAPAAGLSAYKMTDAQQKMLRQIIREYAAAMPKKVAEARLEAIREAGFRNVHFAWAGATEPGVGHYYRIQGPTFLIEFVNTQPDAAGNPANHIHCVWRDMNGDFAIPIDG; encoded by the coding sequence ATGCGCCGATCTCTCCTGCCTCTGATTGTGACTTCGGTCGTACTCGCCTCTTCTGCCGCGTGGACGTTCTTTCAGGGCAACGATCCCGGCGTCGGCATGACGTCCGCTGCCGAGAAGCTCATTGCGAGCTTCAATGACGAACAGCAGCAGACGGCCCTCCTTCCCTACGACACCCCCAAGCGGGTCGATTGGCACTTCATCCCGAAGGACCACCGCAAGGGGCTGCAGATCAAGCACATGAACAGCGAGCAGCGCGAGCTCGCTCACGATCTGCTCAAGGCCGCTCTGAGCCAGATGGGCTACGACAAGACGACGACCATCATGGAGCTGGAAAAGCTGCTCCACGAGCTGGAAGGCGGCAAGGGAAGCAACATCCGTGATCCCGAGCGGTACTACTTCACGTTCTTCGGCAAACCCTCGACGAACGGCCGTTGGGGACTGAGCGTCGAAGGTCACCACCTCTCGCTCAACTTCGTGGTCGAGAACGGACAGGTCATCTCGTCGACGCCGCAATTCTTCGCCGCCAACCCGGCCACGGTGAAGAACGAAAACAAGACCGGCATCGAAGTCGGTACCCGCGTTCTGAAAGTCGAAGAGAAGGTCGCCTTTGATCTGGTCAACAGCCTGGATGGCGAACAGCAGGCAAGTGCCATCATCGAGGACAAGGCTCCGCGTGAAATCCGCGACGCCGGCAGTGCCCAGCCGCCGACCGCTCCCGCTGCAGGTCTCTCGGCGTACAAGATGACGGACGCTCAACAGAAGATGCTGCGTCAGATCATCCGGGAATACGCTGCGGCCATGCCGAAGAAGGTCGCCGAGGCCCGCCTCGAAGCGATTCGTGAAGCTGGCTTCCGCAATGTGCACTTCGCCTGGGCGGGGGCCACAGAGCCGGGTGTGGGGCACTACTACCGGATTCAGGGGCCGACCTTCCTCATCGAGTTCGTCAACACGCAGCCGGACGCCGCCGGCAACCCGGCCAACCACATCCACTGTGTCTGGCGTGACATGAACGGTGACTTCGCAATTCCGATCGACGGCTGA
- a CDS encoding DUF3592 domain-containing protein — protein sequence MAEVFATRSQRDSIGQNLLMIAFTVGLLLVLGASSLFAWQWQRTAGLSRTQGTVTGYRDGVPVVRYSVSGRTWHVDGPVRSKSPLQVGNVVTVYYPSHAPQQARFGSFALQWLLPILLGGVGLRFFSGALAIMQSTHAASPSPRRAASDVSGFRSLA from the coding sequence ATGGCAGAAGTCTTCGCGACCCGTTCACAGCGCGATTCAATCGGCCAGAACCTGCTGATGATCGCCTTTACCGTGGGGCTTCTGCTGGTGCTGGGAGCGAGCAGTCTGTTCGCATGGCAGTGGCAACGGACGGCCGGTCTGTCACGCACTCAGGGGACCGTAACCGGCTACCGCGATGGCGTGCCGGTCGTCAGGTACTCCGTCAGCGGACGGACCTGGCACGTCGATGGCCCCGTTCGCTCGAAGAGCCCGCTGCAAGTCGGCAATGTGGTGACGGTCTACTATCCGTCGCATGCACCACAGCAAGCCCGGTTCGGTTCGTTTGCCCTGCAGTGGCTGCTGCCGATCCTGCTGGGCGGCGTGGGACTCCGGTTCTTCTCAGGCGCCCTGGCGATAATGCAGTCCACACACGCAGCGTCTCCTTCACCCCGCCGTGCTGCCAGCGACGTCTCGGGTTTCCGGTCGCTGGCATGA
- a CDS encoding sulfatase family protein, whose amino-acid sequence MIRLAFALCLALFLSATLRADDTKSPHNGRNVILFVVDDQGFQAGCYGNKEIKTPNIDRLAATGVRFTRASCTSASCSASRSVLLTGLHNHATGHYGHAHAYHHFSTYDTVKTLPVMLSEAGYRTCSIGKYHLAPEYVYHFEEYRNQGIVGGARNSVMMAQNAIDWMKEEDERPFFLYFCTSDPHRGPGPGNFANFNNREENPYPGCERITYNPDDITPPPWLPDNDEVRKELAEYYQAISRLDQGLGLLLDYLNESGREKETLVIFLSDNGPPFPGAKTNLYQPGMNLPLLVRDPDVEKQGSVCDARVTWVDIVPTILDFCDVTPEPAPPIRPKENVGPPEYRQPPRKQKLEPVTFHGRSFLDILGKASPEGWDEAFASHTFHEITMYYPMRVIIDGDHKLLFNIAHQLPYPFASDLYASPTWQSVLNSDERMYGPRTVDSYIYRPRFELYNLAEDPWETNNLATDSSHQEVLEKLQEKLRKWQNETRDPWKLKWTYE is encoded by the coding sequence ATGATCAGACTGGCATTCGCGCTTTGCCTGGCTCTGTTTCTTTCCGCAACGTTGCGGGCCGACGACACGAAATCACCACACAACGGTCGCAACGTGATCCTGTTTGTCGTCGACGACCAGGGGTTTCAGGCCGGTTGCTACGGCAACAAGGAAATCAAGACACCGAACATCGATCGGCTTGCCGCGACGGGGGTTCGGTTCACCCGGGCGAGCTGCACCTCGGCCAGTTGCAGCGCCAGCCGCAGCGTCCTGCTCACGGGACTGCACAACCACGCGACCGGTCATTACGGTCACGCCCACGCCTATCACCACTTCAGCACGTACGACACGGTGAAGACGCTGCCGGTCATGTTGAGCGAGGCCGGCTACCGCACCTGCTCGATCGGCAAGTATCACCTTGCCCCGGAGTACGTCTATCACTTCGAGGAGTACCGCAACCAGGGGATCGTCGGCGGGGCCCGCAATTCGGTGATGATGGCACAGAACGCCATCGACTGGATGAAGGAAGAGGATGAGCGTCCGTTCTTTCTGTACTTCTGCACAAGCGATCCACACCGAGGTCCGGGCCCTGGCAACTTCGCGAACTTCAACAACCGCGAAGAAAACCCGTACCCCGGCTGCGAGCGAATCACCTACAACCCGGATGACATCACGCCGCCGCCGTGGCTGCCGGACAACGACGAAGTCCGCAAGGAGCTGGCCGAGTACTACCAGGCGATCTCCCGACTCGATCAAGGGCTCGGCCTGCTGCTGGACTACCTGAACGAAAGCGGTCGCGAGAAGGAGACGCTGGTCATCTTTCTCTCCGACAATGGGCCGCCGTTCCCCGGCGCGAAGACGAACCTGTACCAGCCCGGCATGAACCTGCCGCTGCTGGTCCGTGACCCCGACGTGGAAAAACAGGGGAGCGTTTGCGACGCCCGCGTCACATGGGTCGACATCGTGCCGACGATTCTCGACTTCTGCGATGTGACGCCCGAGCCGGCCCCGCCGATCCGCCCGAAGGAAAACGTCGGCCCGCCCGAGTATCGCCAGCCGCCGCGAAAACAGAAACTGGAGCCGGTGACGTTCCACGGCCGGTCGTTTCTGGACATCCTCGGCAAAGCGAGCCCCGAGGGGTGGGACGAGGCGTTCGCGTCACACACGTTCCACGAGATTACGATGTACTACCCGATGCGGGTGATCATCGATGGGGATCACAAGCTGCTGTTCAACATCGCCCACCAGTTGCCGTACCCATTTGCCTCCGACCTGTACGCCTCGCCGACGTGGCAGAGCGTGTTGAACTCTGACGAGAGAATGTACGGTCCGCGCACGGTCGACTCGTACATCTACCGCCCTCGATTCGAGCTGTACAACCTGGCAGAGGATCCGTGGGAGACGAACAATCTGGCGACCGACTCGTCCCACCAGGAAGTCCTCGAGAAGCTGCAGGAGAAGCTTCGCAAGTGGCAGAACGAAACCCGCGATCCCTGGAAGCTCAAATGGACGTATGAGTAG